In Limosilactobacillus sp. WILCCON 0051, a single window of DNA contains:
- a CDS encoding helix-turn-helix transcriptional regulator, whose protein sequence is MDKTIFLITLVLAVIMAFGLLDILLKIRNSLESQAEKLGRDQAIKDYFLATPRKSQSPYKLGTGGLTMWEVIEVYLMEQNMKPIELAEKAGISTGTLSDLKSGRLKNPSFKLLEKIADVLNIDMNEFRGLS, encoded by the coding sequence ATGGATAAAACGATATTTTTAATAACTCTAGTGTTGGCAGTAATAATGGCTTTTGGATTGCTAGATATCCTTTTGAAGATTCGAAATAGTTTAGAAAGCCAGGCTGAAAAACTTGGTCGTGATCAAGCAATCAAAGATTATTTCCTCGCCACTCCGAGAAAAAGTCAATCGCCATATAAATTAGGAACAGGAGGATTAACCATGTGGGAAGTCATTGAAGTCTATCTGATGGAACAAAATATGAAGCCAATTGAGCTGGCTGAAAAAGCGGGCATCTCAACTGGAACGCTCAGTGATTTAAAGTCAGGCCGGTTGAAAAATCCATCGTTTAAGCTGCTGGAAAAAATCGCTGATGTGCTGAATATCGATATGAATGAGTTCCGCGGATTGAGTTAA